One genomic segment of Bacteroidota bacterium includes these proteins:
- the folB gene encoding dihydroneopterin aldolase, protein MAIKGTVSLEGIEFFSYHGLYDFEREKGNTFIVDVFMQRQYESNELHSLVATIDYEKVYALVEAVMAEPEALLETVAHKMQVAITAAFGNVEKLTLKIKKKNPPIKNAKLSYSAFQLEWDVNSVK, encoded by the coding sequence ATGGCAATTAAAGGCACTGTTTCATTAGAGGGAATCGAATTTTTTTCGTACCACGGTTTGTATGATTTTGAGCGCGAAAAGGGCAACACCTTTATCGTGGATGTTTTTATGCAACGCCAATACGAAAGCAATGAATTACACAGTCTTGTAGCCACTATTGATTATGAAAAGGTGTATGCCCTTGTTGAGGCCGTGATGGCCGAGCCTGAAGCCCTGCTTGAGACGGTTGCGCACAAGATGCAGGTTGCCATTACTGCTGCATTTGGCAATGTTGAAAAGCTTACCCTGAAAATAAAAAAGAAAAACCCACCGATAAAAAATGCTAAACTAAGCTATTCGGCATTCCAGTTAGAGTGGGACGTAAACTCTGTAAAGTAA
- the recJ gene encoding single-stranded-DNA-specific exonuclease RecJ, whose protein sequence is MPKPQPDSQLVEHLSSQLNIGDSLASLLVMRGIATFEEARRFFRPQHSDLHDPFLMKDMDKAIERIEKAIAANERIMVYGDYDVDGTTSVAVVYSFFKKIYSNIEYYIPDRYKEGYGISEMGIDYAAESGITLIIALDCGIKSCDKIEYAKQKGVEFIICDHHLPGEILPDASAVLDPKRPDCEYPFKELSGCGIGFKLCQAYSEKNNIDIEELYEYLDLVAVSIASDLVKITDENRVLAYFGLQKIAENPHSGLRALLEFYKPKEEYSISDLVFSVGPRINAAGRVAHAQAAVQLLTETDIVKAREFAQVLNQQNTERKEFDSNTTDEALSMIEADSAFGTRFSNVLFNSSWHKGVIGIVASRLIEKYYKPTIILTESEGKVTGSARSVNGFDIHAAIDACGHLLLHYGGHNHAAGLSLLPENLPAFLNEFERIVKNTIDEHSLHPTIDYDAEIDLTDITGKFTRILKQFSPFGPGNMNPVFLTRDLKVKDGMARVVGNNHLKLTVTDTDEIISFEAIAFDFGHFCKTLLDGPFDLCYTIEENTFNGKTTLQFNIKDIKPHAVNGFDGN, encoded by the coding sequence ATGCCCAAACCTCAACCCGACTCTCAGTTGGTAGAGCATCTTAGTTCGCAGCTAAACATAGGCGATTCGCTGGCATCTTTGCTGGTGATGCGGGGTATAGCAACCTTTGAAGAAGCCCGCCGGTTTTTTCGCCCACAACACTCTGATTTACACGACCCATTCCTGATGAAGGATATGGATAAGGCCATTGAGCGCATCGAAAAGGCTATTGCAGCCAACGAACGCATTATGGTGTATGGTGATTATGACGTTGACGGCACTACATCGGTTGCAGTGGTGTATTCGTTTTTTAAGAAAATTTACTCGAACATAGAGTATTATATCCCCGACCGCTACAAAGAGGGATACGGCATATCGGAAATGGGTATTGACTATGCTGCCGAAAGCGGTATCACCTTGATTATTGCTCTTGATTGCGGTATTAAGTCGTGTGATAAAATTGAGTATGCCAAGCAAAAAGGTGTAGAGTTTATTATTTGCGATCACCACTTGCCCGGTGAAATATTGCCCGATGCCTCTGCTGTGCTTGATCCTAAACGTCCCGACTGCGAATACCCTTTTAAAGAGTTGTCAGGATGTGGTATCGGGTTTAAGTTGTGCCAAGCTTACAGCGAGAAAAACAACATCGATATTGAGGAACTGTATGAATACTTAGACCTTGTAGCAGTGAGCATTGCCTCTGATTTGGTGAAGATAACCGACGAAAACAGGGTGTTGGCGTATTTCGGGCTTCAAAAAATTGCCGAAAATCCACATTCAGGGTTAAGAGCATTATTGGAGTTTTATAAACCCAAAGAAGAATATTCCATCAGCGATTTAGTGTTTTCAGTAGGCCCTCGTATTAATGCGGCGGGTCGCGTAGCACACGCACAGGCTGCGGTGCAACTGCTTACTGAAACCGATATTGTAAAGGCTCGTGAGTTTGCACAGGTATTGAACCAACAAAATACAGAGCGTAAAGAGTTTGACAGCAACACCACCGATGAAGCCCTTAGTATGATTGAGGCGGATAGCGCATTCGGTACACGTTTCAGTAATGTGCTGTTTAATTCAAGCTGGCACAAAGGGGTGATTGGTATTGTGGCCTCGCGACTAATCGAAAAATATTATAAGCCTACTATTATCCTTACCGAATCGGAAGGTAAAGTAACAGGCTCAGCCCGTTCGGTAAACGGGTTTGATATCCACGCCGCCATTGATGCTTGCGGACATCTTTTGCTGCATTACGGCGGACATAACCATGCCGCAGGTTTATCGTTATTACCCGAAAACCTTCCCGCGTTTTTGAATGAGTTTGAACGGATTGTAAAAAATACTATCGACGAGCATAGTTTACACCCCACGATTGATTACGACGCTGAGATTGATTTAACAGATATCACAGGTAAGTTTACCCGCATATTGAAACAGTTTTCACCTTTCGGGCCGGGCAACATGAACCCTGTGTTTTTAACCCGCGACTTAAAGGTAAAAGACGGAATGGCGCGCGTGGTGGGTAATAACCACCTTAAGCTGACAGTAACCGATACGGATGAGATTATCAGTTTTGAAGCCATTGCATTTGACTTTGGCCACTTTTGCAAAACGCTGTTAGACGGGCCGTTTGATTTGTGTTATACTATCGAGGAAAACACGTTTAACGGTAAAACCACTCTGCAATTCAACATAAAAGATATTAAACCACACGCTGTAAACGGTTTCGATGGCAATTAA